A genome region from Perca fluviatilis chromosome 20, GENO_Pfluv_1.0, whole genome shotgun sequence includes the following:
- the LOC120548707 gene encoding cytosolic 5'-nucleotidase 1A-like, whose product MSLRNCHTLTASGQDLTSSSSRGPWEDARAVLKPSTLARKPKPPKPENAITIGVSARVLFNMEKEQQIYEQQGMEEYIKYQVEHETQPFSPGPAFSFVKALEAVNTRLRELYPESEELFDVVLMTNNHAYVGLRLINTINHHKLFIERFCMTGGNSPIGYLKAYHTNLYLSADPVKVREALEEGIAAATMFTPEKITEVSETQLRVAFDGDAVLFSDESERIYKAHGLDKFFEHEKTHENKPLDHGPLKGFLEALGKLQKKFYGKGQRMDCPIRTYLVTARSAASSGTRALKTLRSWGLEIDEALFLAGAPKGPMLEKIRPHIFFDDQMFHVEGAAEMGTVACHVPYGIAQRITKKGNNDKDASSAPQES is encoded by the exons ATGAGTCTAAGAAACTGTCACACTCTGACCGCCAGTGGACAGGATTTGACCAGCAGCAGTAGCCGAGGCCCCTGGGAAGATGCTAGGGCAGTTTTGAAGCCCTCCACCCTCGCCAGGAAACCTAAACCA CCCAAGCCAGAGAATGCTATCACCATTGGCGTGTCAGCACGAGTCCTCTTCAACATGGAGAAGGAGCAGCAGATCTACGAGCAGCAGGGCATGGAAGAGTACATCAAGTATCAGGTGGAGCATGAAACGCAGCCTTTCAGCCCCGGTCCTGCCTTCTCTTTTGTCAAG GCTCTGGAGGCGGTGAACACTCGACTGAGGGAGCTTTACCCCGAGAGCGAGGAGCTCTTTGATGTTGTGCTCATGACCAACAACCATGCATACGTCGGCCTAAGACTCATCAATACCATCAATCATCACA AGTTGTTCATCGAGCGCTTCTGTATGACAGGGGGAAACAGTCCCATAGGTTACCTAAAGGCCTACCACACTAACCTTTACCTGTCTGCTGATCCAGTCAAGGTTCGGGAAGCACTGGAAGAAG GTATAGCAGCAGCCACGATGTTCACCCCAGAGAAGATAACGGAAGTGTCGGAGACTCAGCTGCGTGTTGCCTTTGATGGTGACGCTGTCCTCTTCTCTGATGAGTCTGAGCGCATTTACAAGGCCCATGGACTGGACAAGTTCTTTGAGCATGAGAAGACACACGAGAACAAGCCTCTGGAccat GGACCATTGAAAGGTTTCCTGGAGGCTTTAGGAAAGCTGCAGAAGAAGTTTTATGGCAAAGGACAGCGCATGGACTGCCCCATCCGGACCTACTTGGTGACAGCTCGCAGTGCAGCCAGCTCTGGAACCAGAGCCCTAAAAACTTTGCGCTCATGGGGTCTGGAGATCGACGAGGCTCTCTTTTTGGCAGGGGCACCCAAGGGCCCCATGCTTGAGAAGATTAGGCCCCACATTTTCTTCGATGACCAGATGTTCCACGTGGAGGGGGCCGCTGAAATGGGGACAGTAGCGTGTCACGTGCCCTATGGGATAGCTCAGAGAATTACCAAGAAAGGGAATAATGACAAGGACGCTTCTTCAGCACCCCAAGAATCCTAA